Part of the Desulfolutivibrio sulfoxidireducens genome is shown below.
TTTGCCTCTTCAAGGGATAACCCGCCAGGCATTCAGCAATAACCGGGCCAGGAATCACCCCCGCCCTGGCCCGGACGGCCCCGACAACCCGAGGCTTTCGGGCTCGCCGGCCGGAAATTTGACTTTATACCGCAAATGGAGTGAACTTCAAACAGCCGGGGCCACCCACCGAGTCCGGTCGCCGGCTTGACCATGAACCTCACTCCCCCCGCGGAGAGCATCATGAAACATATACTGCCCGTGCTGGCCATCCTGGCCTTTTCTCTTTTTTGCCTTCCGCCCGAGGCGCAGGCCCAGAATGCGCCGAACATCAAGGAAAGCATCAACACCTTCATGCATTATTTCAACGAAACCGTGGTGCAAAGCCTCCAGGTGCAAGAGATACTTAAAGAAGAAGGCCTCTCCGATGCCGACACCCTGTTTTTCTTTGATTTGACCAGCCGCCTTGACAAGACCCTTGGCTTCGTCATGAATCTTCGAGACCTCTACTTTTTGTACGGAAAAACAACGTATTGCTTCACAAAGGACGAACGGAAATACATCCTGGACCGTATTGACAATATCAGCGGCGCGCTCAAAACGATTGCCGAGAATACCTATTTCCTTGATGCCTCCGATGCTCAGGAGGCTCCGGACAAAAGGCGCGCTGAAAATATGACCCGATTCAAGGACAGAGTGGACCGCCTCAGGGCCTTTATCGAGACCTCCCTGCATATCTTCCGTTAAATGGCGGTCACTCGTGTCGCGTAAAAAAACGCATGAACTGTTGTATTGAATACAAACTCATCATGCTCCGTGGTTCCGTGTCAGCCAACATCATTGTTGCGTGACGGACCCCACGCCTGGCCCCACAGCCCGTGAGACGACGCGGCCCGGCCGCGTGCTCGCAACCCGTCCGGAGCCGCTCATGCCCCACGCGCCGCCCCCCCTGCCGGACGGACCGGCCGACGCGCCACTTACGGCCCACGTTGCCCGCCGGGCCCTGACCATGGTCCCGGGCGCCCGGCCCCTGGACAACGCCGCCGTGGTGGTCCGGGGCCGGGAGATCGTGGCCGTGGGCCCCCGCCGAGCCCTCCTCAAGGGCTTTTCCGGCCCCGTCCTGGACCACGGCGAGGCCACCCTCCTGCCCGGCCTGATCAACGCCCACTGCCATCTCGAACTGTCCCATTTGCGCGGTCGGATTCCCCCCGGCCTGGGATTCGCCGGATGGGTGCGAAAACTCGTCTCGTCGCCCATGGGGGCCTTCGACCAGGATGCCGTCACGGCGGCGGTACGGGGGATGGCCGCGGCGGGCACGGTGGGCGTGGCCGACATCGCCACCCGCCACGCCGGCGCGGCGGCCCGGGTCCTGGCCCGGGAGGGCCTTCAGGCCCTCGTGTTTTTCGAGGAGTTCGGCTTTGCGCCCCCGGCCGGTCCCGGCCCGGACTGGCCAGCCGACCTGGACGAACCTGCCGGGGAGGGGAGCGTCACGGTCTCCGTGGCCGGACACGCCCTGTATTCCACCCATCCGGACCGCCTGCGCGCGGCCAAGGCCTGGACCCTGCGCCACAGCAGGCCCTTTTCCATCCATCTGGCCGAACACGAGGGCGAGGTGCGGCTTCTTCGCGACGGAACCGGGGAATTCGCGGAACTTTTGCGCGCCCGCGTCCTGCCGCCCGATTTCCGTCCGCCCGGCTGTTCCCCGGTGCGCCATGCCGACCGCCTCGGACTCCTGGACGAGCATACCCTGGCCGTGCATGCCGTCCATCTCGACGACCGCGACGTGCAAACCCTGATCGGGCGAGGCACGGCGATCTGTCTGTGTCCACGCAGCAACGCCTTCATCGGCGTGGGCCGGGCTCCGTGGGAAAGATTCCTTTCGGCCGGGGCCCGCCTGTGCCTGGGCACGGACAGTCTGGCTTCGAACCAGGACCTTGACCTGTGGAACGAAGTCCGGTATCTTTTACAAAATAGTACCTGTTTCTCCCTGCCGGACGTTTTGGCCGCCCTGACCGTGACCCCGGCCCGGGCCCTGGGCCAGGAAAAAACCATGGGAATGCTTGCGCCGGGCATGCGTTCCGGGGTGACCCTCCTTCCCGGCGACCTCGTGGACGCGTAAAAAAATTTTCCGCGTGAAAAATTTCACTTTCTCCTCAAAAACAGGCTTTCCGGGGCTTGGTATTCTTGACGCCCTCATGTATATCTTTTTCGCGCGAAGATTTTCAGCGCCCGCGCCGTGCGGTTTTTTTGCCCCCGGCGCGTTGAATGATCGCGAAAAAATCCATTGTAAGGAGGCGTTACATGTCCAAGTTGGTTCCGCCGCATGGAGGCAAAGGCCTTGTCATCAAACTGCTCGAAGGCGCCGCCAAGGAAGCCGAATTGAAGAAGGCCGCCGGCCTGAAGAAGATCGAGATCACCGCCCAGGAAAAGGGCGACCTGATCATGATCGGCATCGGCGGGTTCTCCCCGCTGGACGGCTTCATGACCAAGGCCGACTGGAAGAGCGTGTGCGAGAAAATGACCCTGACCGACGGCACCTTCTGGCCGGTCCCGGTCATGCTCGCCGTGACCGCCGAGGATGCCGCGGCCATCAAGGAAGGCCAGGAGATCACCCTGGAGCGCAAGGGTGAAATCTTCGCCACCATGAAGGTCACCGAGAAGTTCGAGCTGTCCAAGGACGAGCTGAAAAAGGAATGTGAGCTGGTCTACAAGGGCGCCGGCGACGATTCCGCCGACGACAAGTTCTGGAAGATCGCCGAGGCGGAGCATCCCGGCGTGAAGATGGTCATGGAGCGCAAGGCCGTGTGCCTGGCCGGCCCGGTCAACGTGCTGTCCGAGGGCGAATACCCGACCAAGTACAAGGGCGTGTACCTGCGTCCGGCCGAGACCCGCAAGATCTTCGACGAGAAGGGCTGGAAGAACGTGGCCGCCCTGCAGTTGCGCAACCCCATGCACCGTTCCCACGAGTTCTTGTGCAAGATCGCCGTGGAAGTCTGCGACGGCGTCATCATCCACTCCCTGATCGGCAACCTCAAGCCGGGCGACATTCCGGCCGAGGTGCGCGTGGAGTGCATCGACACCCTGGTCAAGGGCTACTTCGTGGAAAAGCACGTGGTCCAGGGCGGCTACCCCCTCGACATGCGCTACGCCGGTCCCCGCGAGGCCCTGTTGCACGCCACCTTCCGTCAGAACTACGGCGTCAACAAGATGATCATCGGCCGTGACCACGCCGGCGTGGGCGACTTCTACGGCATGTTCGAGGCCCAGGAAATCTTCGACCGCATCCCGTACAAAGAGGACGCCTGCCCGGATCCCGGCAAGGCCCTGCTGTGCGAGCCGCTGAAGATCGACTGGACCTTCTACTGCTTCAAGTGCGACGGCATGGCCTCCCTGCGCACCTGCCCGCACTCCAAGGAAGATCGCGTCATCCTGTCCGGAACCAAGCTGCGCAAGATGCTCTCAGAGGGCGGCGAGATCCCGGATCACTTCGGCCGCGACGAGGTCCTGACCATCCTGCGCAAGTACTACGAAGGTCTGACCGAGAAGGTCGAGATCAAGATGCAGGGCGCCGCCAGTGGCGAGGCCTTGAAGTAAGTCCGCCGGATTTTTCCGGTCTTTGGCCCGGAAGCGGATCTGGTTGGGGGGGACGCCATGTCCCCCCCTTTTTTGTCCGGCCCCGGAACGGAAAGAAGCCGTGTTTTGCCGCGCTGTTGTTGACAATTTGGGGAAATCGGGTCAAGGTCCCAAATCCACAACGCCGCTAAAAAGACCACAGCGGCACGCCTTTTGGGCGCATTTCGGAGATGAGGCCTTTTTTCCAAGGCATTTTCAGGGGCTCGCGGGCGAGCCGAGGGAAAGGGCATACGGAAGCGGTCCCGGCCACACGGGACGCACCAGGGACGGTTCATTCATGGCATTGATCGAATTTCACGACGTGCACAAATGGTACGGCGACTTCCACGTGCTCAAGGGCATCTCCGAGTCCGTGGACCAGGGCGAGGTCCTGGTCATCTGTGGCCCGTCCGGATCCGGGAAATCCACCCTGATCCGGTGTGTGAACCGCCTGGAGGAATACCAGAAGGGCCACATCTTAATCGACGGCAAGGACATCCACGGCGATGACATCGACGTCAACGAACTGCGCTCCCACATCGGCATCGTCTTCCAGCAGTTCAACCTCTACCCCCATCTCTCGGTCTTAAAAAACATCACCCTGGCCCCCATGAAGGTCAAGAAACTCTCCCGGGCCGAGGCCGAAAAAAACGGCATGGCCCTGCTCGAGCGGGTGGGCATCCACGAACAGGCGAGCAAATACCCCGCCGAACTCTCCGGCGGCCAGCAGCAGCGCGTGGCCATCGCCAGGGCCCTGGCCATGAAGCCGCGCATCATGCTCTTCGACGAACCGACCTCGGCGCTGGACCCGGAAATGATCAACGAGGTCTTAAACGTCATGAAGGACCTGGCCCGGGACGGCATGACCATGCTGTGCGTGACCCACGAAATGGGTTTCGCCCGCGAGGTGGCCGACCGGGTGGTGTTCATGGACTTCGGGGAGATACTGGAACAGGCTCCGCCTCAGGAATTTTTCAGCAATCCCAAGCACGAGCGGTCCAGACTGTTTCTCAAGGAAATTTTGTAGCGCACGCCTCGCGCGACATCGCCCACCTCAACCACAGGAGGAACCCCCATGCGCAAAACAGTACTGTTTCTGGCCCTGGCGGCCATGCTGGTCCTGGCCGCGTCCCCGGCCCTGGCCGGAAAGGTCGACGACGTCAAGGCCCGGGGCACGCTCATCGCCGGCGTGAAGGACTCCCAGCCCCCCTTCGGTTTCGTGGATGAAAAAACCAACCAGATCGCGGGCTTCGAGATCGACATCTGCAAGGCCCTGGCCGACAGGCTGGGCGTCAAGCTGGAAACCAAGCCCGTGACCTCCTCCACCCGCATCCCCATGCTCACTCAGGGGGCCATCGACATCGTGGCCGCCACCATGACCCACCAGAAAGGCCGCGAGGACCAGGTCGATTTCTCGATCACCTACTTCATGACCGGCCAGAAGCTTCTGGTCAAAAAGGACGGCGGCATCAAGGGCGTCAAGGACCTGGCCGGCAAGAAGGTCGGTTCGGTCAAGGGCTCCACCTCCGAACAGAACGTCAAAAAGGCCCAGCCCGAATGCACCGTCATCTCGTTTGAGACCTACCCCGAGGCCTTTTTGGCCCTCAAGCAGGGCAAGGTCGAGGCCGTGACCACCGATGAAAGCATCCTGGTGGGCCTGCAGAACAGCGACGACAAGCCCGGGGATTTCGCCATCGTGGGCGAATACATCTCCCCCGAGCCCTACGGCCTGGGCGTCGCCGAAAACGACTCCGACTTCCGCGACTTCGTCAACCTGGCCCTCATGGACATGTGGGCCTCCGGCGAATACCAGAAGATCTACGAGAAGTGGTTCGGCAAGGACACCAAGTTCTTCATTCCCCTGGAATGGAAGATGGAGATGTGGCCGTAAACCGCTTCCTTCCGCCCGCCGGGGCCCCCGGCGGGCGGAAGGTCCCGCGCCGCTTCGCGCCGTGCCCCGGGACGCACCCGTTCCGGGACCCGACCCGAACCATCGCGGCAAACACCCCCGACGCCCCGAACAACCGCAACCGCCCCGCCGGTTTTTTCCCGCCCGGGCAGGCCGTGGAGACGCGTGATTGAGCTACACCGTTGATTTCGGACTGGTCTTTTCCGAACCGTACTCCGGCTGGATCGTGGACGGGCTGATCACCACCCTGAAGATCTCCGCCGTGTCCATCGTCTTTTCCCTGAT
Proteins encoded:
- a CDS encoding amidohydrolase family protein, with protein sequence MPHAPPPLPDGPADAPLTAHVARRALTMVPGARPLDNAAVVVRGREIVAVGPRRALLKGFSGPVLDHGEATLLPGLINAHCHLELSHLRGRIPPGLGFAGWVRKLVSSPMGAFDQDAVTAAVRGMAAAGTVGVADIATRHAGAAARVLAREGLQALVFFEEFGFAPPAGPGPDWPADLDEPAGEGSVTVSVAGHALYSTHPDRLRAAKAWTLRHSRPFSIHLAEHEGEVRLLRDGTGEFAELLRARVLPPDFRPPGCSPVRHADRLGLLDEHTLAVHAVHLDDRDVQTLIGRGTAICLCPRSNAFIGVGRAPWERFLSAGARLCLGTDSLASNQDLDLWNEVRYLLQNSTCFSLPDVLAALTVTPARALGQEKTMGMLAPGMRSGVTLLPGDLVDA
- a CDS encoding ABC transporter substrate-binding protein, with protein sequence MRKTVLFLALAAMLVLAASPALAGKVDDVKARGTLIAGVKDSQPPFGFVDEKTNQIAGFEIDICKALADRLGVKLETKPVTSSTRIPMLTQGAIDIVAATMTHQKGREDQVDFSITYFMTGQKLLVKKDGGIKGVKDLAGKKVGSVKGSTSEQNVKKAQPECTVISFETYPEAFLALKQGKVEAVTTDESILVGLQNSDDKPGDFAIVGEYISPEPYGLGVAENDSDFRDFVNLALMDMWASGEYQKIYEKWFGKDTKFFIPLEWKMEMWP
- the sat gene encoding sulfate adenylyltransferase, which encodes MSKLVPPHGGKGLVIKLLEGAAKEAELKKAAGLKKIEITAQEKGDLIMIGIGGFSPLDGFMTKADWKSVCEKMTLTDGTFWPVPVMLAVTAEDAAAIKEGQEITLERKGEIFATMKVTEKFELSKDELKKECELVYKGAGDDSADDKFWKIAEAEHPGVKMVMERKAVCLAGPVNVLSEGEYPTKYKGVYLRPAETRKIFDEKGWKNVAALQLRNPMHRSHEFLCKIAVEVCDGVIIHSLIGNLKPGDIPAEVRVECIDTLVKGYFVEKHVVQGGYPLDMRYAGPREALLHATFRQNYGVNKMIIGRDHAGVGDFYGMFEAQEIFDRIPYKEDACPDPGKALLCEPLKIDWTFYCFKCDGMASLRTCPHSKEDRVILSGTKLRKMLSEGGEIPDHFGRDEVLTILRKYYEGLTEKVEIKMQGAASGEALK
- a CDS encoding amino acid ABC transporter ATP-binding protein; this encodes MALIEFHDVHKWYGDFHVLKGISESVDQGEVLVICGPSGSGKSTLIRCVNRLEEYQKGHILIDGKDIHGDDIDVNELRSHIGIVFQQFNLYPHLSVLKNITLAPMKVKKLSRAEAEKNGMALLERVGIHEQASKYPAELSGGQQQRVAIARALAMKPRIMLFDEPTSALDPEMINEVLNVMKDLARDGMTMLCVTHEMGFAREVADRVVFMDFGEILEQAPPQEFFSNPKHERSRLFLKEIL